The following is a genomic window from Amycolatopsis acidiphila.
GCGGAAGCCAGGTCCGGGCGGACCCGGGCGCACAGCCGCGTGCCCTCGGGCAGGTGCTCCTCGGCGAGGACCTCACCGTCGTCGTGCACGCGTGCGACGAGCTCGCCACGGGTGTACGGGACCAGCGCCTCGACGGTGACCTCCGCCCGCGGCAACCGCTCGGCGACCGTCTCGACCAGCTCGGCCACACCCGCACCCGTACGGGCGGAGACCACCACGGCGTCGGGCAGCAGGTGGCGCAGGCGGACCAGGGACAGCTCGTCCGCGGCGTCGGCCTTGTTGATCACGATCAGCTCGGGCGGCAACGGCTCGGACCGGCGCTCGTTGATCTCCGCGAGCACTTCGCGCACCGCGTTGACCTGCTCCTCGGGCGCCGGGTCGGACCCGTCCACCACGTGCAGCAGCAGGTCGGCGTCCGCCGCCTCGTCCAGCGTCGAGCGGAACGCGTCGACCAGCTGGTGCGGCAGGTGCCGCACGAACCCGACGGTGTCGGTCAGCGTGTACGTGCGCCCGTCCGGCGTGGCGCTGCGCCGCGTGGTCGGGTCGAGGGTGGCGAACAACGCGTTCTCGACGAGCACGCCCGCGCCGGTGATGGCGTTGAGCAGGCTCGACTTCCCGGCGTTGGTGTAGCCGACGATCGCGACGCTCGGGACCTCGTTGGCGACCCGGCGGCCGCGCTTGGTCACCCGGATCGTGTCCATCGCGGCGATCTCGCGGCGCAGCTTGGCCACCCGCTTGTTGATCCGCCGCCGGTCGGTCTCCAGCTTCGTCTCACCGGGACCACGCAGGCCCACGCCGCCGTTCGCGCCACCGGCACGGCCACCGGCCTGCCGGGACAGCGACTCGCCCCAGCCGCGCAGCCGCGGGATGAGGTACTGCAGCTGGGCCAGCTCGACCTGCGCCTTGCCCTCCTTGGAGCGCGCGTGCTGGGCGAAGATGTCCAGGATCAGCGCCGTCCGGTCGATCACCTTGACCTTGAGCTTGGCCTCCAGCTGACGCAGCTGGCCCGGCGAGAGCTCGCCGTCGCAGATCACCGTGTCGGCGCCGGTCGCAATGACGACGTCGGACAGCTCGCGAACCTTGCCCGAGCCGATGTAGGTGGCCGGGTCCGGCTTGTCACGGCGCTGCACAAGACCCTCCAGCACCTCCGAGCCCGCCGTCTCGGCCAGCAGGGCCAGCTCGGCCAGCGAGGCCTCGGACTGGGCCGCGGTGCCTTCGGTCCACACGCCGACCAACACCACCCGTTCCAGGCGAAGCTGCCGGTACTCGACCTCGGTGATGTCCGCCAGCTCGGTGGACAGTCCGGCGACGCGCCGCAATGAGGCGCGTGCCTCCAGGTCCAGCTCACCGGTCGACGGGTCTTCGAGGAAGTTGCTGTGTGTCAGTTCTGTCATCGTCCTTCCATGGTCCCACGATTCGTGGGAGAAACCGAGCGCATTACCGGCTCGGGTAAGTCGCGATGTAGATCGCGGTACGGTCGCCGCCGCCGGTCTCGGACCGGGCCTTGAACTCCTCGAGCAGGGCGTGGAGCCTGTCTTCGAACTCCGTCCGGTCCGCCGGCGAGACCTGCACGACCAGCCGCGTCTGGCGCAGCTCGGCCGACGGTACCTCGGCGATCTCGCCGAGGTACGCCTCGAGCATGGCCTGTCCGACCTGCTCGTGCAGGCCGACCTCGTCGAGGTACCAGGACAGCCCTGTCGACAGGTAAGGAATCTCTTTCGCTCCCCGGTTGCCGCGCCGAGCCGGCTGAGGAGCCAGAAAACCCGTGTCGACCAGCTTGCGCACGTGGTGCAGCACCGTCGCCGGGTCACGACCCAGACGCTCGGCCAGCTCCTTGTTGGTCAACGCGTCCGCATAGGTCAACCGGATGATGCGCAGCCGTATTCCGGAGGCGAGCGCGTTGGCCTCGGCCTCGGTCGCTTCCCGTCGCGTATGGGGCACCCCCCGAGTGTAGGGATAAGTGATTGACTCTTTCCAATCACTTGCGCGAAGCTTGCCGCATGCGGCGCGACACACTGTGGTTCCACCCGGACTTCCGGCGGCTGTGGGCGGGCGACACGATCAGCCAGGCGGGCAACTTCGTCGGCCAGGCCGTGATCCCGCTGCTCGCGGCGACCGTGCTGGCCGCGACCCCGTTCCAGATGGGCCTGCTCACCGCCGCCGAGAACGCCGCGTTCCTGCTCATCGGGCTGCCCGCCGGGGTGTGGGTCGACCGGATGCGGCGTCGGCCGCTGATGCTGCGGGCCGACTTCGCCCGCGCCGCACTCCTGCTGACCGTGCCGATCGCCTGGTGGGCGGGCGTGCTCACGCTGGCGCAGCTGATCGTCGTCGCGCTGCTCGTCAGCGTCGGCACCGTGTTCTTCGACGTCGCCTACCAGTCGTACCTGCCGTCGCTGGCCGGGCGGGAACACCTGCTCGAAGGCAACGCGAAGCTGCAGGCCAGCCAGTCGACGGCACAGGTCGTCGGGCCCGGCCTCGGCGGCGGCCTCGCCCAGCTCGCGGGCGCGGCGAACGCGGTGCTGGCGACCGGCCTCGGCTACCTCGCGTCGGGGCTGTTCCTGTTGCGCATCAAGACCGTCGAGCCGGAGCCGGAACCGCACAACGGCATCCCGCTGCACACCCGGATCGCCGAGGGGATGCGGTTCGTCTTCCACAACCCCACCCTGCGGCCGATCACGCTGTGCACGGCGACGGCGAACCTGGGGAACACGGTCTTCCAGGCGATGCTGATCCTGTTCCTCACCCGCGACCTCGGCCTCGGCGCGGCCGCCGTCGGCGCGCTGCTGACCACGATGGGGATCGGCGGGGTGCTCGGCGCGCTCACCGCGGGCTGGTGGACCCGGCGCATCGGCCAGGCCCGCGCGATCTGGCTCGTCCCGCTCCTGACCTGGCCGTTCCAGGTGCTGGTCCCGCTCGCCGCGCCGGGCCGGCGGGTCGGGCTCGTGGCGGTGGGGATGACGGTGATGACCTTCGGGGTGATCGTCTACAACGTCGCACAGGTCAGCTACCGCCAGGCCATCTGCCCGGACCGGCTGCTCGGCCGGATGAACGCGACCGTGCGGTTCGTGGTGTGGGGCACGATGCCGGTCGGCGGCCTCATCGGCGGCGGGCTCGGCGAATGGCTCGGCGTGCGCGGCACGCTGTGGGCCGGCTGCGCCGGGCTGGCCGTGCCCACCGCGTTGCTGGTGTTCTCACCGCTGCGCCGGATGCGGGACGTGCCGAAGGAGGCCGTCTACTCCTGAGCGGCCCACCACTCGTCGACCAGCTCGCCGCGCGCCACGAACTCCGCGGGGCCGGTCAGGGTGGACTCGCCGCGCTTCATGGTGACCGTGACCCTGCCGCCAGGAACATCCACAGTGGACTCACCGGTGTCGGTGCCCGCCAGGTGCAGCGCGGCGGCGACCGCGGCGACGGTGCCCGTACCGCAGGAGCGGGTCTCGCCGACCCCGCGCTCGTAGACCCGCATGCGCAACGCGCCTTCGCCCAACGGGTTGACGAACTCCAGGTTCACGCCCTCGGGAAAGAAGTCCTCGTCGTAGCGCGGCTCCTCGCGCAGGTCCAGCTCCGCGACGTCACCGTCCACAACGGACACCAGGTGCGGGTTGCCCACGTTCACCGCGACCCCGGAGAAGTCCCGGCCGTCGACGATCGCCACGGACGCCCCGGTGACCGAGGCGGGCCCCATGTGCACGGTGACCGTGCCGTCCGGGTGCACCACCACGGGCTTGTCCCCGGCCCGGCTGCCCACGAGGAACTCCGGCCCCTCGGCCAGCCCCCGCTCGGCCAGGTAACGCGCGAACACGCGCATCCCGTTGCCGCACATCTCCGCGACCGACCCGTCGGCGTTGCGGTAGTCCATGAACCACTCGCCCTCGGATGGCAGCCCGAGCGCGGTGGACCGGACCACTCGCAGCACGCCGTCGGCACCGAGCCCGCGCCGGCGGTCGCACAGCGCGGCGACCCGGCCCGGCGTCAACTCCAGCCGGCCGTCCGGGTCGGGCAGCAGCACGAAGTCGTTCTGTGTGCCATGCCCTTTGAGAAACTCGATCGCCACTGGATCAGCTTACTGGGCAGCCACCGACAGCACTCGCGCGGCCAAGTCGGAATCCGTAGCCGGGAACCACCGGATCCTGGCGTCCCGGCGGAACCAGGATCGTTGTCTGCGAACGAATCGGCGCGTCGCCTGTTTCGTGGCCGCCACGGCGGCCGCGAAGTCGCCGTCACCGTCGAGCGCGGCCAGCACCTGCTGGTACCCCAGCGCCCGCGAAGCGGTCTTTCCCTCGCGCAGGCCACGCTCGGCGAGCGCACGCACCTCGTCGACGAGCCCGGCCGCGAACATGCGCTCGACGCGCAGTTCGACCCGTTCGTCGAGTTCCGGGGCCTCACGATCGATTCCGATGAGCACCGCGGCGTACCGCGGCGGCCCCGGCACGGGCATGTTGGCCGAGAACGGTTCGCCGGTGAGCTCGATGACCTCCAGCGCGCGGACGATCCGGCGGGCGTTGGACGGCAGGATCGCCGCGGCCGCGTCGGGGTCGAGGCGCGCGAGCCGTTCGTGCATCGCCGCCGCCCCCGCTTCGGCCGCTTCCGCCTCCAGGCGGGCGCGGACGGCGGGGTCGGTGCCCGGGAAACGCAGGTCGTCGAGCACCGCCTGCACGTACAGGCCCGAGCCGCCGACCAGCACCGGTACCTTGCCCTCGCCGAGCAGGCGTTCGACGACCGCCCTGGCGTCGCGCTGGTAGGCGGCGACCGACGCCGTCTCCGTCACGTCGAGCACGTCGAGCAGGTGGTGCGGGACGCCGCGGCGTTCCTCTTC
Proteins encoded in this region:
- the hflX gene encoding GTPase HflX — encoded protein: MTELTHSNFLEDPSTGELDLEARASLRRVAGLSTELADITEVEYRQLRLERVVLVGVWTEGTAAQSEASLAELALLAETAGSEVLEGLVQRRDKPDPATYIGSGKVRELSDVVIATGADTVICDGELSPGQLRQLEAKLKVKVIDRTALILDIFAQHARSKEGKAQVELAQLQYLIPRLRGWGESLSRQAGGRAGGANGGVGLRGPGETKLETDRRRINKRVAKLRREIAAMDTIRVTKRGRRVANEVPSVAIVGYTNAGKSSLLNAITGAGVLVENALFATLDPTTRRSATPDGRTYTLTDTVGFVRHLPHQLVDAFRSTLDEAADADLLLHVVDGSDPAPEEQVNAVREVLAEINERRSEPLPPELIVINKADAADELSLVRLRHLLPDAVVVSARTGAGVAELVETVAERLPRAEVTVEALVPYTRGELVARVHDDGEVLAEEHLPEGTRLCARVRPDLASALESYVVDGSRA
- a CDS encoding ArsR/SmtB family transcription factor — its product is MPHTRREATEAEANALASGIRLRIIRLTYADALTNKELAERLGRDPATVLHHVRKLVDTGFLAPQPARRGNRGAKEIPYLSTGLSWYLDEVGLHEQVGQAMLEAYLGEIAEVPSAELRQTRLVVQVSPADRTEFEDRLHALLEEFKARSETGGGDRTAIYIATYPSR
- a CDS encoding MFS transporter, with the protein product MRRDTLWFHPDFRRLWAGDTISQAGNFVGQAVIPLLAATVLAATPFQMGLLTAAENAAFLLIGLPAGVWVDRMRRRPLMLRADFARAALLLTVPIAWWAGVLTLAQLIVVALLVSVGTVFFDVAYQSYLPSLAGREHLLEGNAKLQASQSTAQVVGPGLGGGLAQLAGAANAVLATGLGYLASGLFLLRIKTVEPEPEPHNGIPLHTRIAEGMRFVFHNPTLRPITLCTATANLGNTVFQAMLILFLTRDLGLGAAAVGALLTTMGIGGVLGALTAGWWTRRIGQARAIWLVPLLTWPFQVLVPLAAPGRRVGLVAVGMTVMTFGVIVYNVAQVSYRQAICPDRLLGRMNATVRFVVWGTMPVGGLIGGGLGEWLGVRGTLWAGCAGLAVPTALLVFSPLRRMRDVPKEAVYS
- the dapF gene encoding diaminopimelate epimerase, giving the protein MAIEFLKGHGTQNDFVLLPDPDGRLELTPGRVAALCDRRRGLGADGVLRVVRSTALGLPSEGEWFMDYRNADGSVAEMCGNGMRVFARYLAERGLAEGPEFLVGSRAGDKPVVVHPDGTVTVHMGPASVTGASVAIVDGRDFSGVAVNVGNPHLVSVVDGDVAELDLREEPRYDEDFFPEGVNLEFVNPLGEGALRMRVYERGVGETRSCGTGTVAAVAAALHLAGTDTGESTVDVPGGRVTVTMKRGESTLTGPAEFVARGELVDEWWAAQE
- the miaA gene encoding tRNA (adenosine(37)-N6)-dimethylallyltransferase MiaA encodes the protein MRPIAVVGPTATGKSDLAIRLAEELGGEVVNADAMQLYRGMDIGTAKVTEEERRGVPHHLLDVLDVTETASVAAYQRDARAVVERLLGEGKVPVLVGGSGLYVQAVLDDLRFPGTDPAVRARLEAEAAEAGAAAMHERLARLDPDAAAAILPSNARRIVRALEVIELTGEPFSANMPVPGPPRYAAVLIGIDREAPELDERVELRVERMFAAGLVDEVRALAERGLREGKTASRALGYQQVLAALDGDGDFAAAVAATKQATRRFVRRQRSWFRRDARIRWFPATDSDLAARVLSVAAQ